A single region of the Vicia villosa cultivar HV-30 ecotype Madison, WI linkage group LG4, Vvil1.0, whole genome shotgun sequence genome encodes:
- the LOC131599179 gene encoding heme oxygenase 1, chloroplastic-like — protein sequence MAPPTAIHQMQSLFLHNNNHPQLSVSQTRPFRSNFFFQRKLSLELHRMPRKETVIVSATTAEKKRYPGEAKGFVEEMRFVAMRLHTKDQAKEGEKAVEKPEERAVTKWEPTVDGYLKFLVDSKLVYDTLEKIVQHAAYPYYAEFKNTGLERSASLDKDFEWFKEQGYTIPEPSSPGLTYAQYLTDLSQNDPRAFICHFYNIYFAHSAGGRMIGKKIASQLLNNQRLEFYKWDGDLSQLLQNVRDKLNKVAEEWTREEKNHCVEETEKSFKLSGEILRLILS from the exons ATGGCGCCACCAACAGCTATTCACCAAATGCAATCCCTTTTTCTACATAACAACAATCACCCCCAACTCTCTGTTTCACAAACTCGTCCATTTCGTTCCAATTTCTTCTTTCAAAGGAAGTTATCATTGGAGCTACATAGGATGCCAAGGAAAGAAACGGTTATTGTGTCTGCGACAACAGCGGAAAAGAAGCGGTATCCCGGTGAGGCGAAGGGGTTTGTAGAGGAGATGAGGTTCGTGGCTATGAGGTTGCACACGAAGGACCAGGCAAAGGAAGGTGAGAAAGCAGTTGAAAAGCCCGAAGAGAGAGCCGTCACTAAGTGGGAACCTACTGTTGATGGATACTTGAAGTTCCTTGTTGATAGCAAACTTGTTTATGATACTCTCGAGAAAATTGTTCAACATGCTGCTTATCCTTACT ATGCTGAATTCAAAAATACTGGATTGGAAAGATCTGCAAGTTTGGACAAAGATTTTGAGTGGTTCAAGGAGCAAGGTTATACCATTCCGGAACCTTCATCTCCTGGTCTTACCTACGCACAATACCTTACAGATTTGTCTCAGAACGACCCACGGGCCTTCATTTGCCACTTTTACAACATATACTTTGCACATTCAGCTGGCGGTCGAATGATTGGGAAGAAG ATTGCTAGTCAGTTACTTAACAACCAGCGTTTGGAGTTCTATAAATGGGATGGTGACCTTTCACAGTTGTTGCAGAACGTTAGAGACAAACTGAATAAAGTTGCTGAA GAATGGACTCGGGAAGAGAAGAATCATTGTGTGGAAGAAACAGAGAAGTCATTTAAGTTATCCGGAGAGATTCTGCGTCTAATTCTGTCGTGA